One window from the genome of Deinococcus sp. NW-56 encodes:
- a CDS encoding diacylglycerol kinase family protein: MTQAPSPLAPLARSYAVVLNPTAGRGLAGRTWPRLEAELRVRGLEYEVIQEASGPAALARVQALPPGVAVLAVGGDGTVGALLPALVGTGRPLGVIPLGTGNDFAGMLGLKPGDFRAALSRLAGSPRPVDALRVSLQGGDRAGETRLLLNGLGMGFDAQLTARLPDAPAWLPGLGRYAWAALTTLRHLTLTPVTADVDGKPLYAGPSILAAAMNGTRYGGGFHISPESDPRDGLLNVVVSGPLGRRQVLRLMALVLPGRHLGDPGVHHQAGRVAELAWAQPTWLHLDGDVVGRATGVRVEVLPGAVALLGG; the protein is encoded by the coding sequence GTCGTCCTCAACCCCACCGCCGGGCGGGGCCTGGCCGGGCGCACCTGGCCCCGGTTGGAAGCCGAGTTGCGGGTGCGTGGGCTGGAGTACGAGGTGATTCAGGAGGCGAGCGGTCCGGCGGCGCTGGCGCGGGTGCAGGCGCTGCCCCCCGGCGTGGCGGTGCTCGCGGTGGGCGGCGACGGCACGGTGGGGGCGCTACTGCCCGCGCTGGTGGGGACCGGGCGGCCCCTGGGCGTCATTCCGCTGGGCACCGGGAACGACTTCGCGGGGATGCTGGGCCTCAAGCCGGGGGACTTCCGGGCGGCCCTCTCGCGGCTCGCGGGGTCGCCCCGGCCGGTGGATGCCCTGCGGGTATCCTTGCAGGGAGGCGACCGTGCGGGCGAGACGCGGCTGCTGCTCAACGGCCTGGGCATGGGCTTCGACGCTCAGCTCACCGCCCGGCTCCCCGACGCCCCCGCGTGGCTGCCGGGGCTGGGGCGCTACGCCTGGGCCGCGCTGACCACCCTGCGTCACCTCACCCTCACCCCCGTCACGGCGGACGTGGACGGCAAGCCGTTGTATGCCGGCCCCAGCATCCTCGCCGCCGCCATGAACGGCACGCGCTACGGGGGCGGGTTTCACATCAGTCCCGAGTCTGACCCACGCGACGGCCTCCTCAACGTGGTCGTCAGCGGTCCGCTGGGGCGGCGGCAGGTGCTGCGGCTGATGGCGCTGGTACTGCCGGGCCGTCACCTGGGTGACCCCGGCGTGCACCACCAGGCAGGCCGGGTGGCCGAGCTGGCCTGGGCGCAGCCGACCTGGCTGCACCTTGACGGCGACGTGGTGGGCCGCGCGACGGGGGTGCGCGTGGAGGTGCTGCCGGGGGCGGTGGCGCTCCTGGGAGGCTGA